Proteins found in one Aquibium microcysteis genomic segment:
- a CDS encoding MaoC family dehydratase, protein MRPLVIGETVETAGRTIGEGDVTLFAGLVGDFTPVHVDETFARSTPHGTRIAHGPHSMATAIGMATHTGLFGARVIGLVNITWDFSGAVKIGDTIRSRVTVEDVRPTSKPGRGLATYAFEVLNQNDQPIQRGRMKVVVVLDEPQEAKR, encoded by the coding sequence ATGAGACCGCTCGTCATCGGAGAGACCGTCGAGACGGCCGGCCGCACCATCGGCGAGGGCGACGTCACCCTGTTCGCCGGGCTGGTCGGCGACTTCACGCCGGTCCACGTCGACGAGACCTTCGCGCGGTCGACCCCGCACGGGACCCGCATCGCGCATGGTCCGCACTCCATGGCGACCGCGATCGGCATGGCGACGCATACCGGCCTGTTCGGGGCGCGCGTGATCGGCCTCGTCAACATCACCTGGGATTTCTCGGGCGCGGTGAAGATCGGCGACACGATCCGCTCGCGCGTCACGGTGGAGGACGTCCGTCCGACGTCGAAGCCGGGGCGGGGTCTCGCGACCTACGCCTTCGAGGTCCTGAACCAGAACGATCAACCGATCCAGCGCGGCCGCATGAAGGTGGTCGTCGTGCTGGACGAGCCGCAGGAGGCGAAGCGATGA
- a CDS encoding DUF7064 domain-containing protein yields MSDRYIMRPEHEFNHVPDASPNFNESVYTNAFDPVNAFGGWMRLGNRVNEGYAELSVCLYLPDGRIACQFQRPAITANDRFEAGGITYTVNEPLKSVTMRYDGDFIIVDDPDDLRNPQELFARGPRLPGHVSWTHEAESPVHGGEPADDSVQTMYGRDFSLGHFNQHGRARGIIRVGDESWEIDGRGWRDHSWGPRYWQVIYFYRLFIANFPNGDGLMLLKITDQAGKVRRQGVLLVDGQYEEVLDLEVQTDWTADRDPAFVRLGVMTKQRKVRIDVEILKLAPLRNRRKTEEGVLVSRIAEGFSRFTWGDQTGVGMTEYIERIEDGAYVGYPL; encoded by the coding sequence ATGAGCGACAGATACATCATGCGGCCGGAGCACGAGTTCAACCACGTGCCGGACGCCTCGCCGAACTTCAACGAAAGCGTCTACACCAACGCCTTCGACCCGGTGAACGCCTTCGGTGGCTGGATGCGGCTCGGCAACCGCGTCAACGAGGGGTATGCCGAACTGTCGGTGTGCCTCTATCTGCCCGACGGCCGCATCGCCTGCCAGTTCCAGCGGCCGGCGATCACCGCCAACGACCGGTTCGAGGCGGGCGGCATCACCTACACGGTCAACGAGCCGCTGAAGAGCGTGACCATGCGCTATGACGGCGACTTCATCATCGTCGACGATCCCGACGACCTGCGCAATCCGCAGGAACTCTTCGCCCGCGGCCCGCGCCTGCCCGGTCACGTGTCCTGGACCCACGAGGCCGAATCGCCCGTCCACGGCGGCGAGCCGGCGGACGACAGCGTGCAGACCATGTACGGGCGCGATTTCTCGCTCGGTCATTTCAACCAGCACGGCCGCGCCCGCGGCATCATCAGGGTGGGCGACGAGAGCTGGGAGATCGACGGCCGCGGCTGGCGCGACCATTCCTGGGGCCCGCGCTACTGGCAGGTCATCTATTTCTACCGCCTGTTCATCGCCAACTTCCCGAACGGCGACGGCCTGATGCTGCTCAAGATCACCGACCAGGCCGGCAAGGTCCGCCGCCAGGGCGTGCTGCTCGTCGACGGCCAGTACGAGGAGGTGCTCGATCTGGAGGTCCAGACCGACTGGACCGCCGATCGCGACCCGGCCTTCGTGCGGCTCGGCGTGATGACGAAGCAGCGCAAGGTGCGCATCGACGTCGAGATCCTGAAGCTCGCGCCGCTTCGCAACCGCCGCAAGACCGAAGAGGGCGTCCTCGTGTCGCGCATCGCCGAAGGCTTCTCCCGCTTCACCTGGGGGGACCAGACGGGCGTCGGCATGACGGAATACATCGAGCGGATCGAGGACGGAGCCTACGTCGGCTATCCGCTCTAG
- a CDS encoding ABC transporter permease, producing the protein MAILMGISQERIVVAIAAGLFVLFSIVLPGFLDAGNLLSLIQNVSILGILGVGMAIAIIGRGIDLSILSTMPVSVAWLLNLVNGGFPIWLAFLCALAFVVAVGIVNGVLIAYVEIPAIFATLAMGIVVYGFGKSLLVPIEAVYVTGGESWFYSIGSGRVLGVPTPVIVFALVAAAAWLFLRYLKPGRFIYGMGDNPAAARITGLPVRPMIVLQYVLTSIIALVAGIVMATALAGINTRLALSTMVYDVILVVVLGGIGLSGGKGGIRNVVVGTILIGILLNGMTIMNLTYTIQSILKSVILLLAIVVDTLLNPRDEQTAQHGDI; encoded by the coding sequence ATGGCCATATTGATGGGCATTTCCCAGGAGCGGATCGTCGTCGCCATTGCGGCGGGGCTTTTCGTCCTGTTCTCGATCGTGCTGCCGGGATTCCTGGACGCCGGCAATCTCCTGTCGCTGATCCAGAACGTCTCGATCCTCGGCATTCTCGGTGTGGGCATGGCGATCGCCATCATTGGCCGCGGCATCGACCTGTCGATCCTCTCGACCATGCCGGTCTCGGTCGCCTGGTTGCTCAACCTCGTGAACGGCGGCTTCCCGATCTGGCTCGCCTTCCTCTGCGCGCTCGCCTTCGTGGTGGCCGTCGGCATCGTCAACGGCGTGCTCATCGCCTATGTCGAGATTCCGGCGATCTTCGCCACGCTGGCCATGGGCATCGTCGTCTACGGGTTCGGCAAGTCGCTGCTGGTGCCGATCGAGGCCGTCTACGTCACCGGCGGCGAGTCCTGGTTCTATTCGATCGGCAGCGGCCGCGTGCTCGGCGTGCCGACGCCCGTCATCGTCTTCGCGCTGGTGGCGGCGGCGGCCTGGCTCTTCCTGCGCTATCTGAAGCCGGGGCGATTCATCTACGGCATGGGCGACAACCCCGCCGCCGCGCGCATCACGGGACTGCCGGTCAGGCCCATGATCGTCCTGCAATACGTGCTCACCTCGATCATCGCGCTGGTGGCCGGCATCGTCATGGCGACCGCGCTCGCCGGCATCAACACGCGGCTCGCGCTCTCGACCATGGTCTACGACGTGATCCTGGTCGTGGTGCTCGGCGGCATCGGCCTGTCGGGCGGCAAGGGCGGCATCCGCAACGTCGTCGTCGGCACCATCCTGATCGGCATCCTGCTCAACGGAATGACGATCATGAACCTGACCTACACGATCCAGAGCATCCTGAAGAGCGTGATCCTGCTGCTCGCGATCGTGGTCGATACGCTTCTCAATCCCCGTGACGAGCAGACCGCTCAGCACGGCGACATCTGA
- a CDS encoding sugar ABC transporter substrate-binding protein → MRGLKLLKALAAGGALLASVGAAMSEPYDDGQSKTYYESMKGKKVAFVPLSMGFDLTEGWNAGLQNQAKALGYTVDVRDPNWNVEAGVQAANGFIADEPDVLILHPLDQQAYNRIVPKAMSAGINVIQVNLKSVTNGDAYVGADWYDLGLKQAEAIVKACGEGSGKNGKIAIVTGQAATPTIVIGNQAFEDVFAEHPEIQVVARQSADFDPAKAQAITSTVLKQNPDLCGILGVWDGQDTGTAAAIREANMQDQIYFVSSGGGSKSAACDNIENGSFDAYVSYDVPGQARDLNAAVKILLQTAPEPGSAPFALYTPLKILTKDNLTPSSCWTLEDMKAFGG, encoded by the coding sequence ATGCGTGGACTGAAGCTTCTCAAGGCGCTCGCCGCCGGGGGCGCCCTTCTGGCGTCCGTCGGCGCGGCGATGTCGGAACCCTACGACGACGGCCAGTCGAAGACCTACTACGAGAGCATGAAGGGCAAGAAGGTGGCCTTCGTGCCGCTCTCCATGGGCTTCGACCTGACCGAGGGATGGAACGCCGGCCTGCAGAACCAGGCGAAGGCGCTCGGCTACACCGTCGACGTGCGCGATCCCAACTGGAACGTCGAGGCCGGCGTGCAGGCCGCCAACGGCTTCATCGCCGACGAGCCGGACGTGCTGATCCTGCATCCGCTCGACCAGCAGGCCTACAACCGCATCGTGCCCAAGGCCATGAGCGCCGGGATCAACGTCATCCAGGTCAACCTGAAGTCCGTCACCAACGGCGATGCCTATGTCGGCGCCGACTGGTACGACCTCGGGCTCAAGCAGGCGGAGGCGATCGTCAAGGCCTGCGGCGAGGGCTCCGGCAAGAACGGCAAGATCGCCATCGTCACCGGTCAGGCCGCCACGCCCACCATCGTCATCGGCAACCAGGCCTTCGAAGACGTCTTCGCAGAGCACCCCGAGATCCAGGTCGTTGCCCGGCAGTCGGCCGACTTCGACCCCGCCAAGGCGCAGGCCATCACCTCGACCGTGCTCAAGCAGAACCCCGACCTCTGCGGCATCCTCGGCGTCTGGGACGGGCAGGACACCGGCACGGCGGCGGCCATCCGCGAAGCCAACATGCAGGACCAGATCTATTTCGTCTCGTCCGGCGGCGGCTCGAAGTCGGCGGCCTGCGACAACATCGAGAACGGCAGCTTCGACGCCTATGTGAGCTACGACGTGCCCGGCCAGGCGCGCGACCTCAACGCGGCGGTGAAGATCCTGCTGCAGACCGCGCCCGAGCCGGGCAGCGCACCCTTCGCGCTCTACACCCCGCTCAAGATCCTGACCAAGGACAACCTCACGCCCTCGTCCTGCTGGACGCTCGAGGACATGAAGGCCTTCGGCGGCTGA
- a CDS encoding ABC transporter permease, giving the protein MAVSETWTRWRYRWVPDKFVGEILSKNWIDTLIPVVILAAVFTFFSLAMSGFLRGSNLSDIAQIYGEYLIIIVGITFVMMAGGIDLTVGSVFALCNLAALLFINTMEINLAVGIPAIMLLGGLIGLVNGLLIGYLGMRAFLTTLVMLIIVRAVVDQGLLDYGQTIARGFNPSAAWEFMAIGKLFGIPSSLVVAAVIALVGHVVLTRMRFGWHVMAVGGSRRSAYNAGIRVKRTICATYVLSGALTGLAATFYAARLSSAGTDVGKGLEVTMLTAAVLGGISLGGGRGSIVKAMLGALIILLVQNSLIRMGLTSGTSSLVLGLILLAAVAIDVRWVKNRHKVLARAYVSPTYFRLPPLPETAAGSGSPYALNDKLRGVEAIGLGELDGPEDVIFDRDDNLYCGSRHGDIIRFFAPDHKRWEIFAHIGGHPLGMAFDADGNLHSCVGGMGLFKISPAGEVTKLSDETNRSLLSIVDDSRLRLADDLDIAPDGKVYFSEATVRYEMYDWMVDALEGRGNGRIICYDPATGASRTVLPNLQLPNGICVEKTGQSLLFAETWGCRITRWYFDGPKKGTREIVIDNLPGYPDNINRASDGTYWCALCGMRSPVFDLALRMPDFRRRMVQKVGRDDWLYPNMNTGCVIKFDSAGTILDVLWDLGGEAHPMITSIREHKGWLYLGGIYNNRVGKYRIPGADPTWTSNDDYWGGRT; this is encoded by the coding sequence ATGGCGGTTTCGGAAACCTGGACACGCTGGCGATACCGCTGGGTGCCGGACAAGTTCGTGGGCGAGATCCTGTCCAAGAACTGGATCGACACGCTGATTCCGGTCGTCATCCTGGCCGCCGTCTTCACCTTCTTCAGCCTGGCGATGTCGGGCTTCCTGCGCGGCTCCAATCTCTCCGACATCGCCCAGATCTACGGCGAATACCTGATCATCATCGTCGGCATCACCTTCGTGATGATGGCCGGCGGCATCGATCTCACCGTCGGCTCGGTCTTTGCCCTCTGCAACCTCGCCGCGCTGCTCTTCATCAACACGATGGAGATCAACCTGGCGGTCGGCATCCCGGCGATCATGCTGCTCGGCGGCCTGATCGGCCTCGTGAACGGCCTGCTGATCGGCTATCTCGGCATGCGCGCCTTCCTGACGACGCTGGTGATGCTGATCATCGTGCGCGCGGTCGTCGACCAGGGCCTGCTCGACTACGGCCAGACCATCGCCCGCGGTTTCAATCCCTCGGCGGCCTGGGAGTTCATGGCCATCGGCAAGCTGTTCGGCATTCCGTCGAGCCTCGTCGTGGCGGCCGTCATCGCCCTCGTCGGCCACGTCGTTCTGACGCGGATGCGCTTCGGCTGGCACGTCATGGCCGTCGGCGGCTCGCGCCGCTCGGCCTACAATGCCGGCATCCGGGTCAAGCGCACCATCTGCGCGACCTACGTCCTGTCGGGGGCGCTCACCGGGCTCGCCGCGACCTTCTACGCCGCGCGGCTGTCGAGTGCCGGCACCGACGTCGGCAAGGGGCTCGAGGTCACCATGCTGACGGCGGCCGTGCTCGGCGGCATCAGCCTCGGCGGCGGGCGCGGCTCCATCGTCAAGGCCATGCTCGGCGCCCTGATCATCCTGCTCGTCCAGAACAGCCTGATCCGCATGGGGCTGACCAGCGGCACGAGTTCGCTCGTGCTCGGCCTGATCCTGCTCGCCGCCGTCGCCATCGACGTGCGCTGGGTCAAGAACCGGCACAAGGTGCTCGCCCGCGCCTACGTCTCGCCGACCTATTTCCGCCTGCCGCCGCTGCCCGAGACCGCCGCGGGTTCGGGCTCGCCCTACGCGCTGAACGACAAGCTGCGCGGCGTCGAGGCGATCGGCCTCGGCGAGCTCGACGGGCCGGAGGACGTCATCTTCGATCGCGACGACAACCTCTATTGCGGCAGCCGCCACGGCGACATCATCCGCTTCTTCGCGCCCGACCACAAACGCTGGGAGATCTTCGCCCATATCGGCGGCCATCCGCTGGGCATGGCCTTCGACGCCGATGGCAATCTGCATTCCTGCGTCGGCGGCATGGGCCTGTTCAAGATCTCGCCGGCCGGCGAGGTGACGAAGCTCTCCGACGAAACCAACCGCAGCCTGCTCTCGATCGTCGACGACAGCCGCCTTCGCCTCGCCGACGACCTCGACATCGCGCCCGACGGCAAGGTCTATTTCTCCGAGGCGACGGTCCGCTACGAGATGTACGACTGGATGGTCGACGCGCTCGAGGGCCGCGGCAACGGCCGCATCATCTGCTACGACCCGGCGACCGGCGCCTCCCGCACCGTGCTGCCCAATCTGCAGCTGCCCAACGGCATCTGCGTGGAGAAGACCGGCCAGTCGCTGCTCTTTGCCGAGACCTGGGGCTGCCGCATCACGCGCTGGTACTTCGACGGTCCGAAGAAGGGGACGCGCGAGATCGTCATCGACAACCTGCCCGGCTATCCCGACAACATCAACCGTGCCTCCGACGGCACCTACTGGTGCGCGCTCTGCGGCATGCGCTCGCCGGTCTTCGACCTCGCGCTGCGGATGCCCGATTTCCGCCGCCGCATGGTGCAGAAGGTCGGACGCGACGACTGGCTCTACCCCAACATGAACACCGGCTGCGTCATCAAGTTCGATTCCGCCGGCACCATCCTCGACGTGCTGTGGGACCTCGGCGGCGAGGCCCATCCGATGATCACCTCGATCCGCGAGCACAAGGGCTGGCTGTATCTGGGCGGTATCTACAACAACCGCGTCGGCAAGTACCGCATCCCCGGCGCCGACCCGACCTGGACCTCGAACGACGACTACTGGGGAGGCCGGACGTGA
- a CDS encoding sugar ABC transporter ATP-binding protein, protein MQPLIEMRGVTKEYRGVPAVTKVDFVLQKGEIHALLGENGAGKSTLTKMICGVTRPTSGEMLLDGKPFSFATPAEALDAGVAMVFQETSLVPSMTVAQNLYLGDESLFNRIRGLNIAAQTFLQSLNFNVNPTALVSSLGAAHKQMVEIARAVRKKVQVIIFDEPTAALTPEEKHHFFALVKRLKASGVAIIFISHALEEALAIADRITVLRDGERVVSDAASNFDRDAIVRAMVGRSLSGEIYRHQSSQPARSVGEKVLSVQNVSMGALVRNTSFSVYAGQITGMFGLIGSGRTEIAKIVAGVVKRNFFNGGEIRLNDRAVRYRVPRQAVRDGIVYVTEDRKVEGFFETMTIPENLYMGALAAGVAPGMVVDMNRMRAMAQEWTAALNVRAIDPGARVIELSGGNQQKVVIAKSLVQTPKIIIFDEPTRGVDVGAIAEIHAFINRLADEGLAVVVISSYLPEILNVSDRILVCRSGRVVEEFAPGEATEEKIMYAAVH, encoded by the coding sequence ATGCAGCCTCTGATCGAAATGCGCGGCGTGACCAAGGAGTATCGCGGCGTGCCGGCCGTGACCAAGGTCGATTTCGTGCTCCAGAAGGGCGAGATCCACGCGCTGCTGGGCGAGAACGGCGCCGGCAAGTCGACGCTGACCAAGATGATCTGCGGCGTCACCCGGCCGACGAGCGGCGAGATGCTGCTCGACGGGAAGCCCTTTTCCTTCGCCACGCCCGCCGAAGCGCTCGACGCCGGCGTCGCGATGGTGTTCCAGGAGACGAGCCTGGTGCCGTCCATGACGGTGGCGCAGAACCTCTATCTCGGTGACGAGAGCCTGTTCAACCGCATCCGCGGCCTGAACATCGCGGCCCAGACCTTCCTGCAGTCGCTGAACTTCAACGTGAACCCGACCGCGCTCGTCTCCTCGCTCGGCGCCGCCCACAAGCAGATGGTCGAGATCGCGCGCGCGGTGCGCAAGAAGGTACAGGTCATCATCTTCGACGAGCCGACGGCGGCGCTGACGCCGGAGGAGAAGCACCATTTCTTCGCGCTCGTGAAGCGTCTGAAGGCGAGCGGCGTCGCGATCATCTTCATCAGTCATGCGCTGGAGGAGGCGCTGGCGATCGCCGACCGCATCACCGTGCTGCGCGACGGCGAACGGGTGGTGAGCGACGCGGCGTCGAATTTCGACCGCGACGCGATCGTGCGCGCCATGGTCGGCCGCTCGCTGTCGGGGGAGATCTACCGCCACCAGTCGAGCCAGCCGGCGCGCAGCGTCGGCGAGAAGGTGCTGTCGGTGCAGAACGTGTCGATGGGCGCGCTCGTGCGCAACACCTCCTTCTCGGTCTATGCCGGCCAGATCACCGGCATGTTCGGGCTGATCGGCTCGGGCCGCACCGAGATCGCCAAGATCGTGGCGGGCGTGGTCAAGCGCAACTTCTTCAACGGGGGCGAAATCCGGCTCAACGACCGCGCCGTGCGCTACCGGGTGCCGCGCCAGGCGGTGCGAGACGGCATCGTCTACGTGACCGAGGACCGCAAGGTCGAAGGCTTCTTCGAGACGATGACCATTCCGGAGAACCTCTACATGGGCGCGCTGGCCGCCGGCGTCGCGCCGGGCATGGTCGTCGACATGAACCGGATGCGCGCGATGGCGCAGGAATGGACCGCGGCGCTGAACGTCAGGGCCATCGACCCCGGCGCGCGGGTGATCGAACTCTCCGGCGGCAACCAGCAGAAGGTCGTGATCGCAAAGTCGCTGGTGCAGACGCCGAAGATCATCATCTTCGACGAACCGACGCGCGGCGTCGACGTCGGCGCCATCGCCGAGATCCACGCCTTCATCAACCGGCTGGCCGACGAGGGTCTGGCCGTGGTCGTCATCTCCTCCTACCTGCCCGAGATCTTGAACGTCTCGGACCGCATCCTGGTCTGCCGCTCCGGCCGCGTCGTGGAGGAGTTCGCTCCGGGCGAAGCGACCGAAGAGAAGATCATGTACGCGGCGGTGCACTGA
- a CDS encoding type II toxin-antitoxin system HicB family antitoxin encodes MRYAVVIEQAGSNYSAYVPDLPGCIATAATVEDIEREIRDAIRFHIEGLREDGLPVPPSVSRAAYIEA; translated from the coding sequence ATGCGCTATGCGGTCGTCATCGAACAGGCGGGCAGCAACTACTCCGCCTACGTCCCGGATCTGCCGGGCTGCATCGCCACCGCAGCCACCGTGGAAGACATCGAGCGGGAGATTCGCGATGCGATCCGGTTTCACATCGAGGGGCTTCGCGAAGACGGCCTTCCCGTCCCGCCCTCGGTGAGCCGCGCCGCCTACATCGAGGCGTAG